Genomic DNA from Pigmentiphaga litoralis:
AACCACTGAAAAAATAGACGCCCGCGGCGAGCACCAGGACCAGCAGCCAGCGGGCAACAAGTCGGGCAGAGAAAACAGGTGACGTCATTAGTCTTGGAGGGTGCGAGCTAGAGGACAGCCTCACTGTACCAGCACTGACTCCAGGCATGGCGGCGGCTTGCTAGCACAGCGGCCGGCCATTGCGGCCCGCCCTGGAAATTCCACGTACTGGAAAGTGCTCAGGCCCGGTGCGCGCTGTCGCGGATTCGGCCACATCCTTCAGGATTCGCGACGAACTCATCCATGCGAAAGCCTCGCGTGTGATAGTGTTTCGGGCGGCATCGTGACGTCTTATCCGGCTCGGGCCGACCTGCCTCCAGCCCCCCCTCCCACTTACCCACCCGTGGACGATGGACACCAGCCCAGCCGCCAGCGCCAAGCGCTATCCGTCGATCGGCAACCTGCTGTTCACGCTGCAGGAAGCGTTCGTGGCATTGCTGCCCTACCTGCTGCTATCGGCCGCCACCAGCGTGCTGGCGCAGGGCTTCGTCACCTACCAATGGTCGCTCGGCCCGCTGCACGCCGACACCGTCGTGTCCACCGCCTACGTGCTGCGTGGCCTCTTCCCGCTGCTGCTGGTCATCTCCATCGCCTACCACCTGGCGCGCGCGCACGCGATGGACACCGCCATTACCGTGCTGCTGTCCATCGTCGTCTACCTGGGGCAGGACGCCCTGCGGGGCATCACCTCGCAGCCGCCATCCCACCTGCCCCTGAGCGCCCTGGTGACGCCGCTGGTCACGGTGGGCCTGCTGCGCGCCGTCATGAAACTGCCGTTCACCCGGGTGGTCCGCTACCGCAGCATGAACCATCACGTGGCCGCCGCCCTGAACCATGGCCTGCCCTTCACCCTGGTGTTCGTGCTGGCCACGGCGGCCATGATGGTCATTCACTTCGGCCTCGGCAAGGGCGCGGCTGGCGTCACGTCGATGGTCGGCGGCCTGCAGTTGTCCAACGGTGCGCTGCTGATCGCCAACAGCGTCATCAGCCATCTGCTCTGGTTTGTCGGCCTGCATGGCAACAACGTGTTCGACCTGCTGGTGGACGGCCGCAGCCTCGAACAGTTCATCTTCCCCAACCTGACCTACTACAAGTTCCTGGATCTGTTCGCCGGCTTTGGCGGCGCGGGCGCCGGCCTGTCGCTCATGATCGCCATCCTGATCGTCGCGCGCGACCGGCACTCCCGCATCATCGCCCGCACCGCCGCGCCCTTCCTGGTCTGTAACGTCACCGAAGTCCTGATCTACGGCCTGCCCATCGTCTTCAACCGGCGGCTGCTCGTGCCCTTCGTGTGCGTACCGCTGCTCAACATGGGCATCGCTTACCTTGTGCTGGCGCAAGGCTGGATCACCTTCAACGGCAGCAGCGCGTCGTGGATCACCCCGATCTTTCTCGACAGCTACCTGATGACTGGCGGCCTGCGCGCCGCCCTGCTCCAGGCCGCCCTGCTGATCCTGAGCGTGCTCGTCTACATGCCCTTCGTGCGGCGCTTTTCGGCTTCTCAAAGCACCCGCATGCTGCGCGAAAGCCTGGCCAGCCGACTTGGCATCGAAGGCGACCTGCAGGTGCGGCAAGGCGCGGGCTTCCAGCACGCGCAAAGCTTCATTCTGCGGTCCAACATCGAAACCCAACGCGTGATCGAACTGATCACCGCCAACCGGCTGACCCTGTATTACCAGCCCAAGATCCGGGCGAGCGATCAACGCTGCCTGGGCTTCGAAGCGCTGTTGCGGCTGGAATTTGCCGATGGCCGCGTGGTTGGTCCCTACTTTCTGGAGACCCTGGAACTGGCCGGCCTGGCGTCCGTGATCGACCTGTGGGTATGCAACGAAGCCCGCCGCACGCTGAATTCGTGGGACGCCACCGGCTTCCATCCGCGCGTGGCCATCAACCTGCACCCCGACACCCTGGGCGACCCGCACTGTATTGATCGCATCCTGGCGACGCTGTCCGGCCGCAACGTCGAATTCGAAATCATCGAACGCGCCTTCGCGACCAGCCCCGCCATGGCCGAAGGCATCCGCCGCCTGCGCGCCAGCGGCCTGCGCATCTCGATCGACGATTTCGGCACCGGCTATTCCAGCCTGCACAGCCTCTACCACCTGGACGCCGACACCATCAAACTGGACAAGAGCCTGATCGACATCGTGCATACCGACCGCGGCTACGCGATCTACCGCGCGATCTGCGCGCTGTGCAAGGAACTGGAGTTCGAGCTGATTGCCGAGGGGGTCGAGACCGAGGCGCAGTTCGCGCTGGCCAAGAGCCTGGGGGTGGATGCGGTGCAGGGCTGGTGCTTTGCGCCGGCCTTGAATGCGGAGAAGGCGCGGGAGTATGCGGTGGCGCATGGATGACGGAGTGGTGAAGCATCACCGCGCCATCGCCGCCCGCAAATCGGTCACGGTGACCATCAAGGTCATCGGATCCAGCGGCGATTCATCTAGGCCAAGGTTGACATAAAAAGCCTTCGCCTCGTCCGACAAGGCATGGACGACCAGGCCTCGGATGCCGATCGCATCGGCAGCATGCACGACACGCTGAGCGGCGTCCTGGAACAACGCCCGGCCCAGCCCCTGCCCGTGATGACTGACCGCGATGGTCAAGCGCCCAAGGACAACCACCGGTACAGGGTCGGGCATGTTGCGGCGAAACCGGCCCGGCGCGGCGGCAGGCACCACGGCGCTAGACGCCAATGCGTAATAGCCGATGACCTTCTTTTGTTCACACAGGACAAACGTGCGCGATGCACCACTGACCTGATTCGGCGCCGCGCGGCGGGCCAACCAGACGTTCAGCGACGGCACGCCGCAATCGAAATCGTCAATGTCGTGGTTCGGGCCAAACGGCTCCGGTGCGACCAGCATGCGTCAAGCCGCCTTCCAGGGTGCCTTGGCCTGCATCGTCTTCCGAAGCCGGTCGTTAGGCTTGGCAGGCTGATCCAAGCGCTCCAAGAAGTTGGAATAGGCTTCCGGGCTGACCACCATCAGCGCGCGATCCAGCAGCGTCTCTTCCGCCGCGCGGCGGGCAGCCTCAAGAATGAAGTCCGTTCGCGTCTTGCCGGCAGCCTCCGCCGCACGATCGATCAAATTGCGTTCGGCCGCAGCGATCCGAAGGTTGAGCGTGTCGCGGGGCTTGGTGGGGATGGCTGTGGGCATGATGTCGCCTTGCAAGAATTCAGCACACAGCTTACCACGCGTAATGACAATGTCGTTACGTCAACTCTTGCGTGCGCGGGCGGGTGTGCGCAAGCCGCGATGAAGGTCGCCGGCGCCCCGCAGCCTCGGTGTAGAATCTCGCCCTCGGGCCCTTAGCTCATGCTTGGTTAGAGCAGCGGACTCATAATCCGTTGGTGCTGTGTTCGACTCACAGAGGGCCCACCAAAAACAGAAGGGGCTGCGCATTGGCGCAGCCCCTTTTTTATTGCCCGGCGCATCCCGCGGCAAGCGCTGTCGCCCCGCAGCGATTCACCCCGGCGGCAGCCAGTCATCCGCGGGCACGGCCTGCTCGGACCGCCCGCGCAGTTGCTGCAGCACATCCACCCTCGCCAGCAATTCCCCGATCGGCACGGGCTTCGTCATGTGCTGATCAAAGCCGGCGTGCATGGCGCGTTCGACGTCTTCCTTCTGGCCGTAGCCCGTGATCGCGATCAGCACCAGGTTCGGAAACTGGCCGCTGGCGCGGATTAGCTGCGCGAGGTTCAGGCCGTCCATGTCGGGCAGGCCGATGTCCAGCAGCGCGACGTCCGGCTGGTAGGCCGGGAGGATCGACAGGCATTCGCTGGCGGTGTGGCGAATGCGGACCTCGTGGCCGGAGGCGGTCAGGGCTTCGGCGATGGTGGTGGCGGCGTCGACGTTGTCGTCGATCACCAGGATGCGGGCGGGCGTGACCGGGGGCGTGTAGCGATCGGCCGCCTGTTCGCTGTGCGGTTGCACGGTGGTGTACGGATTCAAGTACAGGTGCCGGGTCGATTCGGGCTGCGGCGGGACGTTGTGCCGGGCCAGCAGCGGCAGGTCGATGCGGAACTTCGATCCCAGGCCCAGGCCGTCGCTGCTGGCCGAAATGTGGCCTTCGTGCAGGTGGACGATGCTGCGGGCGATCGACAGGCCCAGCCCCAGTCCGCCCGCGGACCGCGCGATTGACTGTGGCGCCTGGTAGAACAGCGTAAAGATCTTGGTCAGGGTGTCGGGGGCCATGCCGACACCCGCGTCGGTCACGGTGATCATGGCGGCCGATGCGGTGGCCGACAGGCTGACCGAGATCGGCGTCTCAGCGGAATTGCGTACGGCGTTGATCAGCAGGTTGACGACGAGCTGGGTCAGGCGTTCTTCGTCGCCATGCACCCAGACCGGATCATGGGGCAGCACCAGGGAAAACGGCGCTTCGCGCTTTGGCACGGTGGACGCGATGGCTTCGTGCGCGCGCGCCACGACGGCATTGAGCAAGACGGGCTGCTTTTCCACGGTCATCTTGCCCTGCACGATGCGGGAGACGTCCAGCAGATCGTCGACCAGGTGATGCAGGTGCGTGGCCTGCCGGCGCAGGATGGTGCGTTCGCGCCGATAGACGTCCTTGCCCTGGATGTCCATCAGGTCCAGGGTCGATACGATAGGCGCCAAGGGGTTGCGCAGTTCGTGTCCCAGCACGGCCAGGAAATGGTCCTTGGCCGCCGACGCCTCGCGCGCTTGTTCCATGGCGGCCCGGATCGATCGCAGCGACCGGTCCAGGTTGTCGACCAGCACCCGGCGATGGCCTTCCACCGCCAGCCGTTCCATCGATGCGGTTTCCAGCGATTTGGACAGCTGGTCGAATTCGGCAATGCCGCAAGCCTGCGCCTTGACGGCGCGGCCCTGGCCCAGATCGCGGGCATGCATCTGCAGGGTGGCGATGCCGCCGACGATGCGCCGTGCGATGGTCTTGGCGACCAGCAGGCACACCAGCAGTGACAGCGCCAGGGTGGCCGCGTAGACGAACAGCGCGGTGGACACGACCTGGTTCAAGGACGACACGGGCGCGCCGACGATGACGGACATTCCCCAGCGCGGCAATTTGGTGAACCCGACGATCGATTCGACGCCCGCAGCGTTGGCGGTGACGGTGATGCCTTCGGTGTCGACCGCGTTGAGCTCTTGCTGGAAGGAAGTGGACAGGCGCTGGCCAACGAACTGGTCGCGATCGTGCGATCGCGACATGCGTTGGAAACTCGAATCTGAAACCGAGATTGCCCACCCGGACGGCACGTTCTGGCGCGCCAGGATGTCATCGATACGATCGGGTTTCAACGCTGCGGTAAGCACGTAGCGCACGTCGCCGCCCACCATGACCGGGACGCGCACCGGGATGGCTGCCGTGCCGGAACCGCCTTCTCTGACCGCGCCCAGCAGCGGACGTTTTTCGGCCAGCACCCGCTTCAGGCTGTCGGGATCATAGACATTGAGGTCGACGGCGCCAAACGGACGGCTGGATCGGAACACCACCTTGCCGGTCGCGTCGGACAACAGCACGGATACCCAATAGGGCCGCGCGGCGACGGCGTTGCGCACGATCGCATAGAACTCTTCGTGGTTGCCGGCCGCCAGCGCAGGATGAAAGGACAGGGTTTCCAGCGCTGCCACGCTGCTGTCGATTTCGGCGTTGACGGCGGACGACAACGCCCGGGACAGGTCCAGGGTGCCACGGCGCAGATCGCTTTGCTGTTGTTCGTAGACTGCGTTGACGCTCCAGACCCCTAGCAGGGCCAGTGGCAACAGACCAGCGGCCACCAGCATGAACAACAAGAACCGCAGCCGCGGTGGATGCGTCTGATAAATGGCTTTGAACAACAGCGAAACCCCTGAGAATTCGAAAGGCACGAATGCAGCGTCGCGCTTCGAAACTCACGAATTCGCTCGCCCGGGCGAGTATTACTCGGGGAGGACTAGTTCTACAACGACGTTCTGCCAGACAGGGCCCAATGCCGAAGCCCACTGTCGTATTTATGCAGTAACACGCGCTGTAATCCTGCCTGCGTGATCCCCCCGCCCGGTCGGCCAGGTCAGTCCACCTGGATACCCATTTCCTTGATGCGTTTGTTCCAATACGTGCGTTCGTCGCTGACCTTCCTAGCCATGTCTTCGGGCGATCCCGCCACCATGTCCACGCCCAGCGGTTCGACCCGGCTGCGTACATTGGGATGCCGCGCGGCCTTGGCCAGTTCCTGATTCAGCTTGCGCACGATGTCGGGCGGCGTGTGCGCGGGCAGGACGATGCCGTGCCAGATGTCGTAGGGGATCATCGCGGTGCCGCCTTCGGCAATCGTCGGGATGTCGGGAAACGCCGCCGAGCGCTGGGCGCCCGTGACGGCCAGCACGCGCAGCCGATTGGTGTCGATGTAGGGCGCGACCGTGTCGATCGGGCTGATCAACACCTTGACGTCGCCCGCCAGCAGCGCCTGCAGGCTCGCAGCGCTGCCCTTGTAGGCGACCTCGGTCATCTTGCCGCCCACGGCATTTTCAAATTCGACGGCGGCAATCTTCGAGACGACGTTGCCGTGTCCGTAAAAATATTCCTGCGGTTTTGCCTTGATCAACGCGCCCAGCTCGCGTGCGGACTTGGCGGGCACGGACGGGTGGACCGCCAGTGCAAAGCCCGGATTCGCCAACACCATGACGGGCACAAAATCCGTTGCCGGATCGTAGGGCAGCTTGCTGTAAAGCGTCGGGTTCATCGTCAACGCCGAGCCCAGCACATAGCCCACCGTGTAGCCATCGGGCGCCGCATTCTTGACCGCCTGCATACCGATGATCGTGTCCGCGCCCCCGCGGTTTTCGATCACCATGACCTGTTTGGTGTTTTCATAGAACTGCTGCGCCACGGCCCGCGCGATCAGATCCGCGGACCCCCCTGGCGGGAACGGAACAATCAGGCGTACCGGCTTGCTGGGGTAAGCCGTCTCGGCGTGAACAGCGGTCGACGCGAATGCAGTGGCCGCAACAAGTGCGGCGAAGTACGCCCGGATTGCCAACATGTCAGTCTCCATTTGATTTTTTAATGCTTCGGAGTCGACTGGGGGCAACCGCTGCGGTTACGACCGGCGTCCGAAGTTCACTTGCCAGTTCACCTGTCCTGCTGGAATCAGGCGTCTACCAATACGTTTCTGAGGATGCCGATGCCATCGATCTCGACTTCGACGACGTCGCCTGCCTGCATGTACACGGCGGGCTTGCGGCCCACGCCCACGCCGGCCGGCGTTCCGGTCAGCAACACATCCCCCGGCGCAAAGGCATACCACTGCGACAGGTAGGAGATGGTCTGGTTGATCGTGAAGATCAGATCGTCGAACGTGACGGACTGCATCGTTTGCCCGTTCAGCCGGGTCTGCAGGCGCGCGGTGGTGATGTCCGCAAACTCGTCCGCGGTCACCAGCGCCGGCCCCAGGGGCGTAAAGCCCGGAAGCTGCTTGCCCATGATGTTGACTTCCCAGGTCTGGCGCGCTTCCCACACTTCCTTTGCGCCGAACACGTCGAACACCCAATCCCGCGCGGAAATGTCGTTGGCGGCCGTGTAGCCGGCAATACACCGCTGCGCTTCGTCAGGCGTGGCCTGATAGCAGTGCTCGCCAAACACCACGGCCAATTCGCCTTCGAAATCCACGTGGGACGGTGCCTGCTTCGGAATGGCGACCGCGGCGCCCGGCCCGGTGATCGAATTGACGCTTTTCATGAACGCCGTCGGCTTGGACGGTACGGGCGTTCCCGACATTTCCTTCAGATGCTGATGAAAGGCCAGGCCGGCGGCGATCAGCAGCCGCGGTTGCGGCACCGGCGCCAGCAAGGGCGTGCCCGGTGGCATCAGGATGCCTTGTGCAAGCAGCCCTTCCCGATCGGCGGGGGCCAGGGCCTCGTGACGCGACACGATGCCGCGCACCAGATCCATGCCGGCGCGGCCCGCTTCCAGGATTCCGCGAACGGTGGTGGGCATCCACGTTTCCAGCGTGCCGGGCCGGGCGGCCAGCGCAAGATTGACGATCTCTCCGGAACCCAGCAAGGCGCCGGCGGATCCGCCGGGCACATTGTTGATGGTCACAAGCTTCATGGCGATCTTCCTGTAAGGGCCGCGCGTCCGGAACCGGACAAATGCATGCCGTTCGTTTTTCAGTGTTCCAGCGAGGACGCGTCGGCGCCCGACAGCCACCCGCTTGCCAGGGCGCCGGCCGGCACGAGTCGACCCGATGCGTGTTCCGCCATGCCGCGCAAGACGCCCGTTGCCGCGTCCAGCAATTCGGCATGCAAGGCGGGCGGCACGCCCGCTTGCGCCAACGATTCCATCCATTCGGCAAAGCTGCCGGTGCGCAGGGCGTCGCGACGCGCCCGTG
This window encodes:
- a CDS encoding type II toxin-antitoxin system TacA family antitoxin — encoded protein: MPTAIPTKPRDTLNLRIAAAERNLIDRAAEAAGKTRTDFILEAARRAAEETLLDRALMVVSPEAYSNFLERLDQPAKPNDRLRKTMQAKAPWKAA
- a CDS encoding EAL domain-containing protein; this encodes MDTSPAASAKRYPSIGNLLFTLQEAFVALLPYLLLSAATSVLAQGFVTYQWSLGPLHADTVVSTAYVLRGLFPLLLVISIAYHLARAHAMDTAITVLLSIVVYLGQDALRGITSQPPSHLPLSALVTPLVTVGLLRAVMKLPFTRVVRYRSMNHHVAAALNHGLPFTLVFVLATAAMMVIHFGLGKGAAGVTSMVGGLQLSNGALLIANSVISHLLWFVGLHGNNVFDLLVDGRSLEQFIFPNLTYYKFLDLFAGFGGAGAGLSLMIAILIVARDRHSRIIARTAAPFLVCNVTEVLIYGLPIVFNRRLLVPFVCVPLLNMGIAYLVLAQGWITFNGSSASWITPIFLDSYLMTGGLRAALLQAALLILSVLVYMPFVRRFSASQSTRMLRESLASRLGIEGDLQVRQGAGFQHAQSFILRSNIETQRVIELITANRLTLYYQPKIRASDQRCLGFEALLRLEFADGRVVGPYFLETLELAGLASVIDLWVCNEARRTLNSWDATGFHPRVAINLHPDTLGDPHCIDRILATLSGRNVEFEIIERAFATSPAMAEGIRRLRASGLRISIDDFGTGYSSLHSLYHLDADTIKLDKSLIDIVHTDRGYAIYRAICALCKELEFELIAEGVETEAQFALAKSLGVDAVQGWCFAPALNAEKAREYAVAHG
- a CDS encoding GNAT family N-acetyltransferase, giving the protein MPSLNVWLARRAAPNQVSGASRTFVLCEQKKVIGYYALASSAVVPAAAPGRFRRNMPDPVPVVVLGRLTIAVSHHGQGLGRALFQDAAQRVVHAADAIGIRGLVVHALSDEAKAFYVNLGLDESPLDPMTLMVTVTDLRAAMAR
- a CDS encoding Bug family tripartite tricarboxylate transporter substrate binding protein yields the protein MLAIRAYFAALVAATAFASTAVHAETAYPSKPVRLIVPFPPGGSADLIARAVAQQFYENTKQVMVIENRGGADTIIGMQAVKNAAPDGYTVGYVLGSALTMNPTLYSKLPYDPATDFVPVMVLANPGFALAVHPSVPAKSARELGALIKAKPQEYFYGHGNVVSKIAAVEFENAVGGKMTEVAYKGSAASLQALLAGDVKVLISPIDTVAPYIDTNRLRVLAVTGAQRSAAFPDIPTIAEGGTAMIPYDIWHGIVLPAHTPPDIVRKLNQELAKAARHPNVRSRVEPLGVDMVAGSPEDMARKVSDERTYWNKRIKEMGIQVD
- a CDS encoding fumarylacetoacetate hydrolase family protein, with the protein product MKLVTINNVPGGSAGALLGSGEIVNLALAARPGTLETWMPTTVRGILEAGRAGMDLVRGIVSRHEALAPADREGLLAQGILMPPGTPLLAPVPQPRLLIAAGLAFHQHLKEMSGTPVPSKPTAFMKSVNSITGPGAAVAIPKQAPSHVDFEGELAVVFGEHCYQATPDEAQRCIAGYTAANDISARDWVFDVFGAKEVWEARQTWEVNIMGKQLPGFTPLGPALVTADEFADITTARLQTRLNGQTMQSVTFDDLIFTINQTISYLSQWYAFAPGDVLLTGTPAGVGVGRKPAVYMQAGDVVEVEIDGIGILRNVLVDA
- a CDS encoding hybrid sensor histidine kinase/response regulator, which translates into the protein MLVAAGLLPLALLGVWSVNAVYEQQQSDLRRGTLDLSRALSSAVNAEIDSSVAALETLSFHPALAAGNHEEFYAIVRNAVAARPYWVSVLLSDATGKVVFRSSRPFGAVDLNVYDPDSLKRVLAEKRPLLGAVREGGSGTAAIPVRVPVMVGGDVRYVLTAALKPDRIDDILARQNVPSGWAISVSDSSFQRMSRSHDRDQFVGQRLSTSFQQELNAVDTEGITVTANAAGVESIVGFTKLPRWGMSVIVGAPVSSLNQVVSTALFVYAATLALSLLVCLLVAKTIARRIVGGIATLQMHARDLGQGRAVKAQACGIAEFDQLSKSLETASMERLAVEGHRRVLVDNLDRSLRSIRAAMEQAREASAAKDHFLAVLGHELRNPLAPIVSTLDLMDIQGKDVYRRERTILRRQATHLHHLVDDLLDVSRIVQGKMTVEKQPVLLNAVVARAHEAIASTVPKREAPFSLVLPHDPVWVHGDEERLTQLVVNLLINAVRNSAETPISVSLSATASAAMITVTDAGVGMAPDTLTKIFTLFYQAPQSIARSAGGLGLGLSIARSIVHLHEGHISASSDGLGLGSKFRIDLPLLARHNVPPQPESTRHLYLNPYTTVQPHSEQAADRYTPPVTPARILVIDDNVDAATTIAEALTASGHEVRIRHTASECLSILPAYQPDVALLDIGLPDMDGLNLAQLIRASGQFPNLVLIAITGYGQKEDVERAMHAGFDQHMTKPVPIGELLARVDVLQQLRGRSEQAVPADDWLPPG